The Elaeis guineensis isolate ETL-2024a chromosome 13, EG11, whole genome shotgun sequence genome includes a region encoding these proteins:
- the LOC105056834 gene encoding E3 ubiquitin-protein ligase XBAT33 isoform X3, whose product MGNSLGCSASGERLVSAARDGDLVEARMLLEFNPKYSTFGGLNSPLHFAAAKGHNEIVMLLLEKGAEVNSRNYCGQTALMQACRHGHWEVVQTLLLFGSNGLGFAELWSGI is encoded by the exons ATGGGAAACTCGCTGGGGTGCTCGGCCTCTGGCGAGCGGCTGGTCTCGGCGGCCAGGGACGGCGATCTGGTGGAGGCCCGGATGCTGCTGGAGTTTAACCCTAAGTACTCCACTTTTGGTGGCCTCAACTCCCCACTCCACTTCGCCGCCGCCAAGGGCCACAACGAG ATTGTTATGTTGCTGCTCGAGAAAGGTGCCGAGGTGAATTCGAGGAACTATTGTGGCCAG ACGGCGTTGATGCAAGCTTGTCGGCATGGGCACTGGGAGGTGGTGCAGACTCTGCTGCTCTTCGGAAGCAAT
- the LOC105056834 gene encoding E3 ubiquitin-protein ligase XBAT33 isoform X2, whose translation MGNSLGCSASGERLVSAARDGDLVEARMLLEFNPKYSTFGGLNSPLHFAAAKGHNEIVMLLLEKGAEVNSRNYCGQTALMQACRHGHWEVVQTLLLFGSNITRADYLREILRNKNIILYTVPRMYF comes from the exons ATGGGAAACTCGCTGGGGTGCTCGGCCTCTGGCGAGCGGCTGGTCTCGGCGGCCAGGGACGGCGATCTGGTGGAGGCCCGGATGCTGCTGGAGTTTAACCCTAAGTACTCCACTTTTGGTGGCCTCAACTCCCCACTCCACTTCGCCGCCGCCAAGGGCCACAACGAG ATTGTTATGTTGCTGCTCGAGAAAGGTGCCGAGGTGAATTCGAGGAACTATTGTGGCCAG ACGGCGTTGATGCAAGCTTGTCGGCATGGGCACTGGGAGGTGGTGCAGACTCTGCTGCTCTTCGGAAGCAAT ATCACCAGAGCCGACTACCTGAGAGAGATTTTAcggaacaaaaatataattctctaCACAGTGCCCCGTATGTATTTTTAG
- the LOC105056834 gene encoding E3 ubiquitin-protein ligase XBAT33 isoform X4, with product MGNSLGCSASGERLVSAARDGDLVEARMLLEFNPKYSTFGGLNSPLHFAAAKGHNEIVMLLLEKGAEVNSRNYCGQTALMQACRHGHWEVVQTLLLFGSNLIFYLPKSAVE from the exons ATGGGAAACTCGCTGGGGTGCTCGGCCTCTGGCGAGCGGCTGGTCTCGGCGGCCAGGGACGGCGATCTGGTGGAGGCCCGGATGCTGCTGGAGTTTAACCCTAAGTACTCCACTTTTGGTGGCCTCAACTCCCCACTCCACTTCGCCGCCGCCAAGGGCCACAACGAG ATTGTTATGTTGCTGCTCGAGAAAGGTGCCGAGGTGAATTCGAGGAACTATTGTGGCCAG ACGGCGTTGATGCAAGCTTGTCGGCATGGGCACTGGGAGGTGGTGCAGACTCTGCTGCTCTTCGGAAGCAAT
- the LOC105056834 gene encoding E3 ubiquitin-protein ligase XBAT33 isoform X5 codes for MGNSLGCSASGERLVSAARDGDLVEARMLLEFNPKYSTFGGLNSPLHFAAAKGHNEIVMLLLEKGAEVNSRNYCGQTALMQACRHGHWEVVQTLLLFGSNV; via the exons ATGGGAAACTCGCTGGGGTGCTCGGCCTCTGGCGAGCGGCTGGTCTCGGCGGCCAGGGACGGCGATCTGGTGGAGGCCCGGATGCTGCTGGAGTTTAACCCTAAGTACTCCACTTTTGGTGGCCTCAACTCCCCACTCCACTTCGCCGCCGCCAAGGGCCACAACGAG ATTGTTATGTTGCTGCTCGAGAAAGGTGCCGAGGTGAATTCGAGGAACTATTGTGGCCAG ACGGCGTTGATGCAAGCTTGTCGGCATGGGCACTGGGAGGTGGTGCAGACTCTGCTGCTCTTCGGAAGCAAT GTTTAG